The genomic stretch TGGAAATCAATAAGCAATATTAATCATCACTTTGCATAGGTGTTAGCTATTCCGATTTGTTTATAAACGGTATAGACTTAGCCAAACAATTGAGGCCAGCGATTGCTGGCCTTTTTTATTATTTGAATTCCTTATGGAAAAGGTGATATGTCTGTCAGTGTCTTAAGACTCTCGAGTTTACTCTTTATCGCAAGCTTGACGGTGGGCTGCTCTAGCGCACCAGATGAGAGCGTTAACGATGATAATCTCGAAACCTCTGAATACGTCGAAGAATCCCACCCCAATGATCCTTTTGAAGGTTTCAACCGAGCGATGTGGGATATCAACTACGAATATCTAGACCCTTACTTGGTTCGTCCCGTTTCTCTTGCTTATGTTGACTACACCCCTGTACCGGTTCGTTCTGGTATCTCCAATTTTCTAGCCAACTTAGACGAGCCATCAAGCATGGTGAATAATCTCATTATGGGCAATGGCGAGAAAGCACTCGACCACTTTAACCGCTTTTGGATTAACTCAACTTTTGGTTTGTTAGGCTTGATCGATATTGCCAGCGAAGCAGGGATCACCAAATACGATGACAAGTCGTTCTCTGATGCGATTGGTCATTATGGAGTAGGGAACGGACCGTACTTTATGGTGCCGGGTTATGGTCCATTAACAACACGTGAAGTGACTGAAACCGTCGATGGTTTGTATGTACCTTTGTCCTTCTTGAACTTCTGGGCTAGCCTAGGCAAGTGGGCATTTGAGGGTATGGAAACTCGAGCTCAGTTAGTATCGCAAGAAGCCTTGTTAGATGACTCTCCGGATCCATACGCTTTAACGCGTGATGTTTATATTCAACGTCGTGACTTTAAAGCGGAGATTGAACCTGAAGAGGTTGATCTTGATGAAGAAGACTTCATTGATGGCTATTTAGAAGATTACTAAATAGAAGCCCCTGAATAACAGGTAAAAGAAAGGCTCGATGTTGGAAGCAACATCGAGCCTTTTTAATGTTTGTGACTTTAAATTAAGTCAAACAGATTAGAAGCGGTAGTTAGCTTGGATACCAATTAGCCAGATGCTACCTGTTACTTCACCTTCGAAGTCACCACCAAATGGTGCAGAACTTGCGTCATCTTCAACCATTTTTGCATCTTTCGCTAGGATGTAAGTGAAGCCAGCATCTAGAGTTAGTTGCTCAGACCACTGGTAGCCAGCACCAACACTCAACCAAGTACGGTCTGTTTCTGGAATAGTTGCCGTGCGGTGCTCTTCGCTTACCGCTGATGTGTCATATGCGATACCAGAGCGTAGAGCTAGTTTAGGTGTCATTTGGTAAGTAGTACCTACAGCAAAGCGGTAGTTGTCTTCCCAGTTTTCTTGCTTGATATCTTGAGTTCGCGCAGGACCAAATTCAGGGATATCAGCCACTAGCTCTTTAAAGCTGCTCCAGTTAGTCCAGTTCACGCTCGCATGCACAGCGACTTTATCTGATAGTTGATGGAAGCTTGCAAGTTCGGCGGTAGCTGGTAATGCTAGTTCCATTGAGCCGTTGTATTTTGACTTCACTGGAGAGCCTAAAGCACCAGCAACAGCATCAAAAGCGACACCGTTAGCGTGGCCCTCAAGCGTTAGGTCTACTTCTGATTTGTAGGTAAAGCCTAGGCGGTTGTTTTCATTGATTTGCCAAGCTGTACCCACTTGCCAGCCCCACGCTGTGTCATCACCTTCCATGTATTTTAAAGCTGTACCTTGAGGGATCTGAACTAGAGAGTTCGCAGTAGATACTGCCCCAAAGCTACCTTCAGCCATGATGTAACGAATACCACCACCGATAGATACGCTTTCAAGTACTTGGTATGCAGCGTTTAGGTTCAGCTCCATTGTGGTAACGCTTGCTTCGTTACCGTGGTTTGCGCCACCAAAGTCTTTACCTAGGTCTGTTTCCATGCCGTAGTTAGTGCCCGCAGCGAAACCTAAAGCAAACTTTTCGTTGTACTTATGAGAAACATAAAAGTTTGGGATAACTGCACTGTGTGCAAAATCACTAGAATTTGATGAGGTCGTTTTGCCCATCATAGACGTAGAAGTACCGTCGATATCAATGTTTGGGTCAACATAGATAGCACCAACAGAAACTTGAGTGCCTTCTAGGTAAGTTAGCATTGCAGGGTTACGCCATTGTGCGTCAGCACCGTCAGCCATTGCTGCTTCACCAGCGTATGCACGGCCAAGACCTGTTGCAGAGTATTCTGCTAGCTGAAAACCTGCCGCTTGAGTTACGGTAGAAGTCGAAAGTAGTCCAACTGCCACTGCAGCAGATAGAAGTGTCTTATTCATTTTCATTATTATGTTCGCTGAATCATAAGTATTTAGTGGCGTGATTCTACTTTTAGAGTCATTACTTTAAAAACGAAATTCGAATAAAACAGTGTTTTAGGGATTTAATGAGTAATTGTGGCTAATTATTAGGTAAATAGTCTGAATGTTTCGGCTGTGTTGCGAAATTTGAGCGTACACTTGTAGTCATATATTGACCTTGCAGGCTACAGCTGTAAGCTTAAATTGAGATTGGTCAGTGGTTTAGGCAATAAAAAAGGGTCGCATAATGCGACCCTTTGGGGATTACTTATTAGCTTATATTAGAAGCTACGGCTGTACTGCAGACCCATTAGGATTGCATCTGCACGAGTTGTTGCTGAAATTGACGAAACAACAGAAGTTGATTCATTAACTTTAACATCGTCGCCCATTAAGTATGTGAAACCAAAGTCTACGTTTGACGCTTCGTTGATGTGGTATGTGAAACCAGCTGAGAACCATTGGCGATCTGAATCTGGAACCGAAACTGAAGTGACTTCATCTTGTGCACTTGTGTCATACATGTAGCCGGCACGAAGTGTCCAATCGCGATTCATGTAATATGTACCACCTAGAGAGTAGTGCATACCATTCTGCCATTCGTAATTGTTTAGAACACCTGCTTTGTCTGCTTCTAGCTTGTCAAATGAGCTCCAACCAATCCATTGCACTGAGTAATGAACTGCGAATTTAGTATCTTCAATCTTGTGGAAACCAGAGAACTCAACCATATCAGGTAGAGGCATATGAAGGGTATCATCTTTATATTCAGTGCCTTGGTAGCTGATATCGCCTTCAGCTTCAAGCTTCGGAGAGTAGTGGTAAGCCAAACCAAAACGGTTATTTTCATTTAACTCGAAAACAGTACCAAGGTTAAAGCCCACAGCCCAACCATCCGCTTCAGCATCAAGAACTGTTTGACCTGCTTGTGGCAAGCCTGGGATTGGCGGAGTATTAACTTCCGAGCTCATTGTTCGTTTCAGTTCACCTTTACCGTAAATAAGGTCAAGGCCTGCACCAAAGCTCCACTGTTTGTTTAGACGGTATGAACCAGCTAAACCAAAGTTAACACTTTTTACATCTGTTAGGCCGCCGTATTCACCACCCACATAGCTATCGCTGAATTCAGTTTTTGTACCGAAGTTAGAATAAGCATTTACACCCCATGCAAATTTATCATTTACTGGAACGATTAGATGAATGTTTGGTGCAATCGAAGTATCGCCAGCATCGTCATAGTCAGCATTGCTAGAATTACCGCCCATGAAGCCTGTGTAAGTAGCATCCTTAACTTCAATCATAGAAGTGATGCTTTCAAAACCAAGAGAAAGCTCAGTTTTGTCAAATAGTGCCATTGCTGCAGGGTTACGTGCCATTACTGACGCGTTATCTGCGATTACTGCATCACCAGCGAAAGCACGGCCGATGCCGGTAGCTGATTGTGCGTTAAGTTGGAAACCTGCTGCCATCGCTTGCGAAGACGCCAGTGTAATTGTTACTGCTAAAAGAGACTTTTTAAACAGACGCGTGTTGTTGGTAGTCATTCATTTATTCCTTTATATATCCGCCTCTACAGGGCGATTAATTTGAGCAATTGCTCAATGGTGGCTGATCCTATTCGGAAGTATACGATATACAAATCCGACCATTGAGAAATTTGAGTGGAAAATTATGGAAATGACGCCTATCTGGCACGAAAATGGTGGGAAATGCTACTTTTTAGAGTTTTAACTCTAGAGTTATTGGTTATGTGAATGGATTTGGTGTTTATTTATAAATAAAGCCCAGCAATATCAAGAGTATAATTGCTGGGCCTTTAATGACGGGGCTTTGAGAGCGAATTAGCCCATTGGTTTGATCATTTTGGTGAGCTTTTCGGCGATCTTAGAAACGTCCTCTCCATCTTCACCGACAAGGATCAGACTGCTGTCATCGATCGGAGTCACCGAACCAGACATACCTTTTTCGTCAAAGTCGACCGGTTTGTCTGTTGGAATCCCAGTTAAGAACAGCGTGACTTTGCCTTTTTCACCTTGGAAGACCATGTGCATGGCGTTCGACTTACCAAAACCGCAATGGTTCAAGTAATAAACGTGATAGGGGAAAGCTTCGTCAAACTGAAAAGCAAAGGGGTTCATCTTGGCATTGATCTGTTGCGATGTGACC from Vibrio pomeroyi encodes the following:
- a CDS encoding outer membrane protein transport protein, whose amino-acid sequence is MKMNKTLLSAAVAVGLLSTSTVTQAAGFQLAEYSATGLGRAYAGEAAMADGADAQWRNPAMLTYLEGTQVSVGAIYVDPNIDIDGTSTSMMGKTTSSNSSDFAHSAVIPNFYVSHKYNEKFALGFAAGTNYGMETDLGKDFGGANHGNEASVTTMELNLNAAYQVLESVSIGGGIRYIMAEGSFGAVSTANSLVQIPQGTALKYMEGDDTAWGWQVGTAWQINENNRLGFTYKSEVDLTLEGHANGVAFDAVAGALGSPVKSKYNGSMELALPATAELASFHQLSDKVAVHASVNWTNWSSFKELVADIPEFGPARTQDIKQENWEDNYRFAVGTTYQMTPKLALRSGIAYDTSAVSEEHRTATIPETDRTWLSVGAGYQWSEQLTLDAGFTYILAKDAKMVEDDASSAPFGGDFEGEVTGSIWLIGIQANYRF
- a CDS encoding outer membrane protein transport protein — translated: MTTNNTRLFKKSLLAVTITLASSQAMAAGFQLNAQSATGIGRAFAGDAVIADNASVMARNPAAMALFDKTELSLGFESITSMIEVKDATYTGFMGGNSSNADYDDAGDTSIAPNIHLIVPVNDKFAWGVNAYSNFGTKTEFSDSYVGGEYGGLTDVKSVNFGLAGSYRLNKQWSFGAGLDLIYGKGELKRTMSSEVNTPPIPGLPQAGQTVLDAEADGWAVGFNLGTVFELNENNRFGLAYHYSPKLEAEGDISYQGTEYKDDTLHMPLPDMVEFSGFHKIEDTKFAVHYSVQWIGWSSFDKLEADKAGVLNNYEWQNGMHYSLGGTYYMNRDWTLRAGYMYDTSAQDEVTSVSVPDSDRQWFSAGFTYHINEASNVDFGFTYLMGDDVKVNESTSVVSSISATTRADAILMGLQYSRSF
- a CDS encoding MlaA family lipoprotein, coding for MSVSVLRLSSLLFIASLTVGCSSAPDESVNDDNLETSEYVEESHPNDPFEGFNRAMWDINYEYLDPYLVRPVSLAYVDYTPVPVRSGISNFLANLDEPSSMVNNLIMGNGEKALDHFNRFWINSTFGLLGLIDIASEAGITKYDDKSFSDAIGHYGVGNGPYFMVPGYGPLTTREVTETVDGLYVPLSFLNFWASLGKWAFEGMETRAQLVSQEALLDDSPDPYALTRDVYIQRRDFKAEIEPEEVDLDEEDFIDGYLEDY